The proteins below are encoded in one region of Sminthopsis crassicaudata isolate SCR6 chromosome 1, ASM4859323v1, whole genome shotgun sequence:
- the DAND5 gene encoding DAN domain family member 5: MIGKMLVRQLTAFLSLMTGVWSSPPASKMLAPALGPLPSKVSQEFNIFFPPPGMGSGDGPEMLVENAQISPSPATISHSWETFLGLQVGGASWEPLHPGKQELQDASGLSPQLGRPQEEEEMSAVSLPLSAQDVARETCKAVPFTQVVSRPGCTSIRLQNKFCFGRCSSFYIPSTGLARPHLCNSCLPSRRRRVPVVLWCRVVGKPFSHKRQKVSTSVVEACQCQTHV, from the exons ATGATTGGGAAGATGTTGGTTAGACAGCTCACAGCTTTCCTCAGTCTGATGACTGGGGTCTGGTCCAGCCCCCCAGCATCCAAGATGCTGGCTCCAGCGCTTGGGCCCTTACCTTCCAAGGTTTCCCAGGAGTTCAACATTTTCTTCCCACCTCCAGGGATGGGCTCTGGAGATGGACCAGAGATGCTGGTAGAGAATGCCCAGATCTCCCCCTCCCCTGCCACCATTTCCCACAGCTGGGAGACCTTTCTGGGCCTGCAAGTGGGAGGAGCATCGTGGGAGCCGCTCCATCCTGGTAAGCAGGAGCTTCAAGATGCTTCAGGCCTAAGCCCCCAGCTGGGGAGACcacaggaagaggaggagatgtCTGCTGTGTCCCTTCCCCTCAGTGCCCAGGATGTGGCTCGGGAGACATGCAAGGCTGTGCCCTTCACCCAG GTGGTCTCCCGTCCCGGCTGCACCTCCATCCGCCTCCAGAACAAGTTTTGCTTCGGCCGATGCAGCTCCTTCTACATCCCCAGCACGGGGCTGGCCAGGCCCCACCTCTGCAATAGCTGCCTGCCCTCTCGCCGTCGCCGAGTGCCGGTGGTCCTCTGGTGCCGGGTGGTTGGCAAGCCCTTTTCGCACAAGCGGCAGAAGGTGTCCACCTCGGTGGTGGAGGCCTGCCAGTGCCAGACACACGTGTGA